From one Sphingomonas sp. BT-65 genomic stretch:
- the mutL gene encoding DNA mismatch repair endonuclease MutL → MSIRRLPEHLVNRIAAGEVVERPASALKELVENAIDSGASRIAVRLAGGGIDLIEVTDDGCGMDRAEMALALERHATSKLPDDAIEAVTTLGFRGEALPSIASVARLTIESRVRGAEGWARTVDNGALAGEGPAALPPGTRVRVEGLFEKVPARRKFLRSTRAEYAACLDVVKRLAMARPDIGFSVEHDGRRVLSVQKGMTRPERVAALTDRELAANSVGVDFEREGHVLGGVAGLPTFNRGVADHQYLFVNGRPVKDRLLAGAVRGAYAEMLARDRHPVVALFLDVPADQVDVNVHPAKTEVRFRDPQLARGLIVSGLRRALDEAGHRSVQRADAAVMGLWQSEQPAPTPEPQQNLWGVGAGDTTLVRPHAVFDRRASFIAPPQARAEPAAEPVPGVTSFPLGVARGQVARTYIVAEAEDGLVLVDQHAAHERLVLERMRRAMSNGGVASQALLLPEVVELDEPACDRLEARAAELAEFGLELERFGPRAMLVRATPAMLGGGDVTALVTDIADELAAFDEALSLKERLDHVAATMACHGSVRAGRVLSVAEMNALLREMEVTPHSGQCNHGRPTWVKLAHGDIEKLFGRK, encoded by the coding sequence ATGTCAATACGCCGTCTCCCGGAGCATCTTGTCAATCGAATTGCCGCGGGCGAAGTGGTGGAGCGCCCTGCCAGCGCGCTCAAGGAACTTGTGGAAAATGCGATCGATTCCGGCGCCTCGCGGATCGCGGTGCGGCTCGCGGGCGGCGGTATCGACCTGATCGAGGTGACCGATGACGGCTGCGGCATGGACCGCGCCGAAATGGCACTTGCGCTGGAACGGCACGCGACCTCGAAACTGCCCGATGACGCGATCGAAGCGGTGACGACCCTGGGCTTTCGTGGCGAGGCGCTGCCGTCGATCGCCAGCGTCGCGCGGCTGACGATCGAGAGCCGGGTGCGTGGAGCGGAAGGCTGGGCGCGTACCGTCGACAATGGCGCACTGGCGGGCGAGGGCCCCGCCGCGCTCCCGCCAGGCACGCGGGTGCGGGTCGAGGGGCTGTTCGAGAAGGTGCCGGCGCGGCGCAAGTTCCTGCGCTCGACTCGCGCCGAATATGCGGCGTGCCTCGACGTGGTGAAGCGGCTGGCGATGGCGCGGCCGGATATCGGCTTTTCGGTCGAGCATGACGGGCGGCGCGTGCTCAGCGTACAGAAGGGGATGACCCGGCCGGAGCGGGTGGCGGCGCTGACCGATCGCGAGCTGGCGGCGAACAGCGTCGGGGTCGATTTCGAGCGCGAGGGGCATGTGCTGGGCGGGGTTGCCGGGCTGCCGACCTTCAACCGTGGCGTGGCGGACCATCAATATCTGTTCGTCAACGGGCGGCCGGTGAAGGACCGGCTGCTCGCCGGAGCGGTGCGCGGCGCATATGCCGAGATGCTGGCGCGCGACCGGCATCCGGTGGTGGCGCTGTTCCTCGACGTGCCCGCCGACCAGGTCGACGTGAACGTGCATCCGGCCAAGACCGAGGTGCGCTTCCGCGATCCGCAGCTGGCGCGCGGGCTGATCGTCAGCGGGCTGCGGCGCGCGCTGGACGAGGCGGGGCACCGCAGCGTGCAGCGGGCCGATGCCGCCGTGATGGGGCTGTGGCAGTCCGAGCAGCCGGCACCAACGCCTGAGCCGCAGCAAAATTTGTGGGGCGTGGGCGCCGGTGACACGACGCTCGTGCGACCCCATGCCGTGTTCGACCGCCGGGCGAGCTTCATCGCGCCGCCCCAGGCCCGCGCCGAACCGGCGGCTGAGCCAGTGCCGGGTGTCACCAGCTTCCCGCTCGGCGTGGCGCGGGGGCAGGTGGCGCGCACCTATATCGTCGCCGAGGCCGAGGATGGCTTGGTGCTGGTCGACCAGCATGCCGCGCACGAGCGGCTGGTGCTCGAGCGGATGCGGCGGGCGATGAGCAATGGCGGGGTGGCGAGCCAGGCGCTGCTGCTGCCCGAAGTAGTCGAGCTCGACGAGCCGGCCTGCGACCGGCTTGAGGCGCGGGCGGCGGAGCTGGCCGAGTTCGGTCTCGAGCTTGAACGCTTCGGGCCGCGGGCGATGCTGGTGCGGGCGACCCCGGCGATGCTCGGCGGGGGCGACGTGACCGCTTTGGTCACCGACATCGCCGACGAGCTGGCGGCGTTCGACGAGGCGCTGAGCCTCAAGGAGCGGCTCGACCATGTCGCGGCGACGATGGCGTGCCACGGATCGGTGCGCGCAGGGCGGGTGCTGTCGGTGGCGGAGATGAACGCGCTGCTCCGCGAGATGGAGGTCACGCCCCACTCGGGCCAGTGCAACCACGGCCGCCCGACCTGGGTGAAGCTGGCGCATGGCGACATCGAGAAACTGTTCGGGCGGAAATAG
- a CDS encoding rod shape-determining protein: MVFSRLFKFMSHDLAIDLGTANTVVYLRGRGVVLNEPSVVAVETLNGIKRVKAVGDDAKLMMGKTPGTIEAIRPLRDGVIADIDVAEQMISHFIRKVTGQRKFMRWPQIVICVPSGSTSVERRAIRDAASNAGASQVWLIEEPMAAAIGADMPVTEPIGSMVVDIGGGTTEVAVLSLRGLAYSTSVRVGGDKMDEAIVSYVRRNHNLLIGESTAERIKQEVGVAKPPADGIGRTIHIKGRDLVNGVPKEIQINQGQIAEALSEPVGTIVEGVRIALENTAPELAADIVDQGIVLTGGGALLEGIDEVLRDETGLPVTVAEDPLTCVALGTGRALEDPVFRGVLIQV; this comes from the coding sequence ATGGTATTTTCCCGCCTTTTCAAGTTCATGTCCCACGATCTTGCGATCGATCTGGGAACCGCGAATACGGTTGTCTACCTGCGCGGGCGCGGGGTCGTCCTGAATGAGCCGTCGGTCGTGGCGGTCGAGACGCTGAACGGCATCAAGCGGGTCAAGGCGGTCGGCGACGACGCCAAGCTGATGATGGGCAAGACCCCCGGCACGATCGAGGCGATTCGTCCGCTGCGCGACGGCGTCATCGCCGACATCGACGTCGCCGAGCAGATGATCAGCCACTTCATCCGCAAGGTCACCGGGCAGCGCAAGTTCATGCGCTGGCCGCAGATCGTGATCTGCGTCCCCTCGGGCTCCACCTCGGTCGAGCGCCGCGCGATCCGCGACGCCGCGTCGAATGCGGGCGCCAGCCAGGTGTGGCTGATCGAGGAGCCGATGGCCGCGGCGATCGGCGCCGACATGCCGGTGACCGAGCCGATCGGCTCGATGGTCGTCGATATCGGCGGCGGCACCACCGAAGTCGCCGTGCTCTCGCTACGCGGCCTCGCCTATTCGACCTCGGTGCGTGTCGGCGGCGACAAGATGGACGAAGCGATCGTCTCCTATGTCCGCCGCAACCACAATCTGCTGATCGGCGAGAGCACCGCCGAACGGATCAAGCAGGAAGTCGGCGTCGCCAAGCCGCCGGCTGACGGCATCGGCCGCACGATCCACATCAAGGGCCGCGACCTCGTCAACGGCGTGCCCAAGGAAATCCAGATCAATCAGGGCCAGATCGCCGAGGCGCTGAGCGAGCCGGTCGGCACGATCGTCGAGGGCGTGCGCATCGCGCTCGAGAACACCGCGCCCGAACTCGCGGCGGACATCGTCGACCAGGGCATCGTGCTCACCGGCGGCGGCGCGCTGCTCGAGGGGATCGACGAGGTGCTGCGCGACGAGACCGGCCTCCCGGTCACCGTCGCCGAGGACCCGCTGACCTGTGTCGCGCTCGGCACTGGGCGCGCGCTGGAGGATCCGGTGTTCCGCGGCGTGCTGATCCAGGTTTAA
- the mreC gene encoding rod shape-determining protein MreC, which translates to MAPPRNRRPGFSRRAQYGLFISYVLAAGGALVGVVLLVLSFLHPPAYAVARGTLAELVTPIASGLDWTRRGISGIPEGIGSYFGVRGENARLRAEAEANRKLVDEARTIAYDNKRLRAVLKLRDRVAQPVATARLVYSTGSSTRRFATLNAGSWQGVRAGQPVRGPDGLIGRVIEVSPNTARILLILDPESIVPVRRVRDGLPAIAAGRGDGLIEIRSAGAAQVLFEPGDAFVTSGTGGIFPPNIAVAQVRRRSRDTAEAATFASPDSLDYAIVQQAYFPEAGDIRVREAAPQ; encoded by the coding sequence ATGGCGCCGCCACGTAACCGGCGCCCCGGATTTTCACGGCGGGCGCAATACGGCCTCTTCATCAGCTATGTCCTCGCGGCTGGCGGCGCGCTGGTCGGCGTGGTGTTGCTGGTGCTCTCCTTCCTCCACCCGCCGGCCTATGCGGTGGCGCGCGGCACGCTGGCCGAGCTCGTGACGCCGATCGCCTCGGGGCTCGACTGGACGCGGCGCGGCATCTCCGGCATCCCTGAGGGCATCGGCAGCTATTTCGGCGTGCGCGGCGAGAATGCGCGGCTGCGCGCCGAGGCCGAAGCCAACCGCAAGCTGGTCGACGAAGCGCGCACCATCGCCTATGACAACAAGCGTCTGCGGGCCGTGCTCAAGCTGCGCGACCGCGTCGCCCAGCCCGTGGCGACCGCGCGCCTCGTCTATTCGACTGGATCGAGCACCCGGCGCTTCGCGACGCTCAACGCCGGATCGTGGCAGGGCGTGCGCGCTGGCCAGCCCGTGCGCGGGCCCGACGGGCTGATCGGCCGGGTGATCGAGGTCAGCCCCAACACCGCACGCATCCTGCTGATCCTCGATCCCGAGAGCATCGTCCCGGTGCGCCGCGTCCGCGACGGCCTGCCGGCGATCGCCGCGGGCCGCGGCGACGGGCTGATCGAGATCCGCTCGGCCGGCGCGGCGCAGGTACTGTTCGAGCCGGGCGACGCCTTCGTCACCTCCGGCACCGGCGGCATCTTCCCGCCCAACATCGCAGTGGCGCAGGTGCGCCGCCGCTCGCGCGACACCGCGGAAGCGGCGACCTTCGCCAGCCCGGATTCGCTCGACTATGCGATCGTGCAGCAAGCCTATTTCCCGGAGGCGGGCGACATCCGTGTCCGCGAGGCTGCACCACAGTGA
- the mreD gene encoding rod shape-determining protein MreD, which produces MSGSPYAGLGKADTSTRARWLAPLTIVIGSLMTIVPFKASFPILPPFGLMMLLAWRLHRPDLLKPWAPVLLGFVDDLISGQPLGNSMLFWTVSFIAIDVLDTRIVWRDFLQDWLLAAGAIGFCLIGGRLVASPLGAHVDTVLLIQIVIAVALFPVFSRLVARLDGKRRGR; this is translated from the coding sequence GTGAGCGGATCGCCCTATGCCGGCCTCGGCAAGGCCGACACCTCGACTCGCGCCCGCTGGCTCGCTCCCCTGACGATCGTCATCGGCTCGCTGATGACGATCGTGCCGTTCAAGGCCTCCTTCCCGATCCTCCCGCCCTTCGGGCTGATGATGCTGCTCGCCTGGCGGCTTCATCGCCCTGACCTGCTCAAGCCGTGGGCGCCGGTGCTGCTCGGCTTCGTCGATGATTTGATCAGCGGCCAGCCGCTCGGCAATTCGATGCTGTTCTGGACGGTGTCGTTCATCGCCATCGATGTGCTAGATACCCGGATCGTGTGGCGGGATTTCCTGCAGGATTGGCTTCTGGCCGCGGGTGCGATCGGCTTCTGCCTGATCGGCGGCCGCCTCGTCGCGTCGCCGCTCGGCGCGCATGTCGATACCGTACTGCTGATCCAGATCGTCATCGCGGTTGCGCTGTTCCCGGTGTTCTCGCGCCTCGTCGCCCGCCTTGACGGCAAGCGGAGAGGGCGATGA
- the mrdA gene encoding penicillin-binding protein 2, translated as MNGPVRMITEAQQGYSFSRRALFLGGAQVVGGLILAARMTWLSVYENDKYKLLAESNRVNLTLIPPRRGWIVDRAGVPIANNRTDFRVDIIPDRMEKESRDRVLGQLRDLLALTAEDVARIQEDLKGAAGFQPVQVAENLDWERFAAVSVRLPELPGVAPTRGFARNYPAGAAVAHLIGYVGAATAEQFKETKDPLLVTPGFKLGKDGLEKVLESPLRGKAGAKRVEVTARGKLVRELATRPDDPGSTVRLTIDAGLQEYTARRLGNESGSVTVFDVTNGDILAMVSMPAYDPNAFSDGISRTEWKMLSEDDHLPLTNKTLQGLYPPGSTFKPATALAILGAGVDPKRVVYCNGGYQLGNRRFGCLGRHGPMTMHTAIARSCNTYFYTMGREIGIEAIAAAARKLGFGAEFDLPLPSQRYGTVPDSAWKLRRYKQEWTQADTLNAAIGQGYVLVSPFQLALSAARVASGRALIPALLTSRRQTAQHLDFPEEHLAIVRAGMDEVVNGHGTAGASRLRLDGIRMGGKTGTAQVRRIMDRNRGQGGEWKYRDHGLFVCFAPVDNPRYAASVVIEHGMGGARAAAPVAKDVLTWLFDRQQAMDTLARFETEWGGDIRARMAAKELAYRAAQGLPAAAPTPGASPLPAPTATPSPGATPVPGPSPSATPPAAAATPGIIAE; from the coding sequence ATGAACGGCCCGGTCCGCATGATTACCGAGGCGCAGCAGGGCTACAGCTTCTCGCGCCGCGCGCTGTTCCTCGGCGGTGCGCAGGTGGTCGGCGGCCTGATCCTCGCCGCACGCATGACCTGGCTCTCGGTCTATGAGAACGACAAGTACAAGCTGCTGGCCGAGAGCAACCGCGTCAATCTGACGCTGATTCCACCGCGCCGCGGCTGGATCGTCGACCGGGCCGGCGTGCCGATCGCCAACAACCGCACCGATTTCCGCGTCGACATCATCCCCGACCGGATGGAGAAGGAAAGCCGCGACCGCGTGCTTGGCCAGCTGCGCGACCTGCTGGCGCTGACCGCCGAGGATGTCGCGCGGATCCAGGAGGACCTCAAGGGCGCTGCCGGCTTCCAGCCGGTGCAGGTCGCCGAGAATCTCGACTGGGAGCGGTTCGCCGCGGTCAGCGTGCGCCTGCCCGAACTGCCCGGCGTCGCGCCGACGCGCGGGTTCGCGCGTAACTATCCCGCGGGCGCCGCGGTCGCCCATCTCATCGGCTATGTCGGCGCGGCGACCGCCGAGCAGTTCAAGGAGACCAAGGACCCGCTGCTCGTCACCCCGGGGTTCAAGCTCGGCAAGGACGGGCTCGAGAAGGTCCTGGAGAGCCCGCTGCGCGGCAAAGCCGGCGCCAAGCGGGTCGAGGTCACCGCGCGGGGCAAGCTGGTGCGCGAGCTCGCCACGCGCCCGGATGACCCGGGCAGCACGGTGCGCCTCACCATCGATGCCGGGCTCCAGGAATATACCGCGCGGCGCCTCGGCAACGAATCCGGCTCGGTCACCGTGTTCGACGTCACCAATGGCGACATCCTCGCGATGGTGTCGATGCCGGCTTACGACCCCAACGCCTTTTCCGACGGGATCAGCCGCACCGAGTGGAAGATGCTGTCGGAGGACGACCATCTTCCACTGACCAACAAGACGCTCCAGGGCCTCTACCCGCCCGGATCGACCTTCAAGCCCGCGACCGCGCTCGCCATCCTCGGCGCTGGGGTCGATCCCAAGCGCGTGGTCTATTGCAATGGCGGCTATCAGCTCGGCAATCGCCGCTTCGGCTGCCTCGGCCGCCACGGGCCGATGACGATGCACACGGCGATTGCGCGCAGCTGCAACACCTATTTCTACACGATGGGACGCGAGATCGGGATCGAGGCGATCGCCGCAGCCGCGCGCAAGCTCGGCTTCGGCGCCGAGTTCGATCTTCCCCTGCCCTCGCAGCGCTACGGCACGGTGCCCGACAGCGCGTGGAAGCTGCGCCGCTACAAGCAGGAATGGACTCAGGCGGACACGCTCAATGCCGCGATCGGCCAGGGCTATGTGCTCGTCAGCCCCTTCCAGCTGGCGCTCTCGGCTGCGCGCGTCGCTTCGGGCCGCGCGCTGATCCCGGCGCTGCTCACCAGCCGGCGGCAGACCGCGCAGCATCTCGATTTCCCCGAGGAGCATCTCGCGATCGTCCGCGCCGGGATGGACGAGGTGGTCAACGGCCACGGCACCGCCGGCGCCTCGCGCCTCCGGCTCGACGGGATCCGCATGGGCGGCAAGACCGGCACGGCGCAGGTCCGCCGCATCATGGACCGCAATCGCGGCCAGGGCGGCGAGTGGAAATATCGCGACCATGGTCTGTTCGTCTGCTTCGCGCCGGTCGACAATCCGCGCTACGCCGCCTCGGTGGTGATCGAGCACGGCATGGGCGGCGCCCGCGCCGCCGCGCCGGTGGCGAAGGACGTGCTCACCTGGCTGTTCGACCGGCAGCAGGCGATGGACACGCTGGCGCGCTTCGAGACCGAATGGGGCGGCGATATCCGCGCGCGCATGGCGGCGAAGGAGCTTGCCTATCGCGCGGCGCAGGGCCTGCCCGCCGCGGCGCCGACGCCGGGGGCCTCTCCCCTGCCCGCGCCGACCGCGACGCCCTCGCCTGGCGCGACGCCTGTGCCAGGCCCCTCACCCTCCGCGACGCCGCCTGCGGCTGCCGCGACGCCAGGGATCATTGCCGAATGA
- the rodA gene encoding rod shape-determining protein RodA, which produces MTRSGSSSGFVPAPLAQLPWLVILLICAIGGFGVLVLFSAAGGDPKWAMPQGIRFAGFLVMALAISYVPMRWWSSAAFPLYGLFLVMLIGVELLGAVAGGSQRWLDLGIIRIQPSEMMKVAIVLACAKFYEMLPASEIRKFGAIWPAAVMIGLPAALVMLQPDLGTALMITAGGLAVMFLAGVPLRLFIGGTLALAVSVPIIVNYVLHDYQRNRVLTFLNPENDPLGTGYHISQSKIAIGSGGWFGKGFLNGTQSHLDYLPEGHTDFALATMMEEWGLMGGLFVIIAYGLLIRWGIAVGVRSQTRFAKLTAAGISTTIFFYVFINMAMVVGLAPVVGIPLPLISFGGSAQMTTLICVGILMSLDRENRLNRRTSSWQ; this is translated from the coding sequence ATGACCCGCTCCGGTTCCAGCTCCGGTTTCGTCCCTGCGCCGCTCGCGCAATTGCCATGGCTGGTGATTCTGCTGATCTGTGCGATCGGTGGGTTCGGGGTGCTCGTGCTGTTCTCGGCAGCGGGCGGCGACCCCAAATGGGCGATGCCTCAGGGGATCCGCTTCGCCGGCTTCCTCGTCATGGCGCTGGCGATCTCCTATGTGCCGATGCGCTGGTGGTCGTCCGCAGCCTTTCCGCTCTATGGCCTGTTCCTCGTCATGCTGATCGGCGTCGAGCTGCTCGGCGCGGTCGCCGGTGGCAGCCAGCGCTGGCTCGACCTCGGCATCATCCGCATCCAGCCGTCGGAGATGATGAAGGTCGCCATCGTCCTTGCCTGCGCCAAATTCTACGAGATGCTGCCCGCAAGCGAGATCCGCAAGTTCGGCGCGATCTGGCCGGCCGCGGTGATGATCGGCCTGCCCGCGGCGCTGGTGATGCTGCAGCCCGATCTCGGCACCGCGCTGATGATCACTGCGGGCGGGCTTGCCGTCATGTTTCTCGCCGGGGTACCGCTGCGCCTGTTCATCGGCGGCACGCTCGCGCTCGCGGTGTCGGTGCCGATCATCGTCAACTATGTGCTGCACGACTATCAGCGCAACCGCGTGCTCACCTTCCTCAACCCCGAGAACGACCCGCTCGGCACCGGCTATCACATCAGCCAGTCCAAGATCGCGATCGGCTCCGGCGGGTGGTTCGGCAAGGGGTTCCTCAACGGTACGCAGAGCCATCTCGATTATCTGCCCGAGGGCCACACCGATTTCGCGCTGGCGACGATGATGGAGGAATGGGGGCTGATGGGCGGCCTGTTCGTGATCATCGCCTATGGCCTGCTGATTCGCTGGGGGATCGCCGTCGGCGTGCGCAGCCAGACGCGCTTCGCCAAGCTGACCGCCGCAGGCATCTCGACCACCATTTTCTTCTACGTCTTCATCAACATGGCGATGGTGGTCGGCTTGGCGCCGGTCGTCGGCATCCCCTTGCCGCTGATCAGTTTCGGTGGATCGGCGCAGATGACGACGCTGATCTGCGTCGGGATCCTGATGTCGCTCGATCGCGAGAACCGGCTCAACCGGCGCACGTCGAGCTGGCAGTGA
- a CDS encoding ParB N-terminal domain-containing protein encodes MTKIVQIETTAAEPVSGVEIFVPLNKLKKSPKNARKVPHGEAAIEALAASIQHKGMIQNLVVEPETKDGEPTGCYFVTAGEGRRLAQLLRAKRKQIKRTQPIRCYLDTENDAAEISLDENVTRTPMHPADQFERFHELSRDKGWGAEEIGARFGVSPEIVKRRLRLGAVSPKLMEIYRQDGLTLDQLAAFAITDDHARQEQVFEKLSYNKEPWIIRRDLTADKVPADDRRAVFIGADAYIEAGGSIIRDLFTDDAGGFFEDAALLDTLVIERLREIAGDVLAEGWKWADASIDFPHDHGLRRYYPQSVPLSDEDEARLSEAAAEHDALTEGYSSYDEMPEDERGKAQALLAEIEAISAKRSAFDPEVVARGGVFVSLNSQGRVRVEAGFVRAEDEPQPEPQPEAENAEGVEPEDDGDGNGLEPEDEDEVAGKPLPDSLIRDLTAHRTLGLRLALGEQPEVAMVALTHAMVTQVFYRGYGRSCLDIAAKSEALGGHAEGIADTNAAEALAERHDRFGAQLPTEAADLFGHIAGLDADERTALLAHCVSLTVNAVKVPWERSTANVAAGDVLAGALDLDMTAHWTPTARSYFGRITKAQIAEAVSEAVSPEAAERILPMKKPDMAEAAEQLVAATGWLPEALRTVPPVAAAPEQAPETEEREAPEMAVAAE; translated from the coding sequence ATGACCAAGATTGTTCAGATCGAAACCACGGCTGCCGAGCCTGTGTCGGGCGTCGAAATTTTCGTGCCGCTCAACAAACTCAAGAAGTCGCCGAAGAACGCCCGCAAGGTGCCGCATGGCGAGGCCGCCATCGAGGCGCTGGCGGCGTCCATCCAGCACAAGGGGATGATCCAGAACCTTGTGGTGGAGCCGGAGACGAAGGACGGTGAGCCGACCGGCTGCTATTTCGTCACCGCTGGCGAAGGCCGCAGGCTCGCGCAATTGCTTCGCGCCAAGCGCAAGCAGATCAAGCGGACGCAGCCTATTCGCTGCTATCTCGACACCGAGAACGACGCGGCGGAGATCAGCCTTGACGAGAACGTCACCCGGACGCCGATGCACCCCGCCGACCAGTTCGAGCGGTTCCATGAACTGTCCCGCGACAAGGGATGGGGCGCGGAGGAAATCGGCGCGCGGTTCGGCGTCAGCCCCGAGATCGTCAAGCGGCGGCTGAGGCTTGGCGCGGTCAGCCCGAAGTTGATGGAGATTTACCGGCAGGACGGGTTGACCCTCGACCAGCTTGCCGCGTTCGCCATCACCGACGACCATGCCCGGCAGGAGCAGGTGTTCGAGAAGCTGTCCTACAACAAGGAGCCGTGGATCATCCGGCGCGACCTGACCGCCGACAAGGTTCCGGCCGACGACCGACGCGCGGTGTTCATCGGCGCGGATGCCTATATCGAGGCGGGCGGGTCCATCATCCGCGACCTGTTCACCGACGATGCGGGCGGCTTCTTCGAGGATGCCGCGTTGCTCGATACGCTCGTGATCGAGCGGTTGCGCGAGATCGCCGGCGACGTGCTGGCCGAGGGGTGGAAATGGGCCGATGCGTCCATCGACTTCCCGCACGACCATGGCTTGCGGCGCTACTATCCGCAGTCCGTTCCCCTGTCCGACGAGGACGAGGCGCGGCTTTCGGAAGCGGCGGCGGAGCATGACGCCCTGACCGAAGGCTATTCGTCCTATGACGAAATGCCGGAGGACGAGCGCGGGAAGGCGCAGGCGTTGCTGGCGGAGATCGAGGCGATCAGCGCCAAGCGGTCGGCCTTCGACCCCGAGGTGGTCGCGCGCGGCGGCGTTTTCGTCTCGCTCAATTCGCAAGGGCGGGTGCGTGTCGAGGCGGGTTTCGTGCGCGCCGAGGACGAGCCGCAACCCGAGCCGCAGCCGGAGGCCGAGAACGCCGAAGGCGTCGAGCCGGAGGACGACGGCGACGGGAACGGTCTTGAGCCGGAGGATGAGGACGAAGTTGCGGGCAAGCCGCTTCCCGACAGCCTCATTCGCGACCTGACCGCGCACCGGACGCTTGGCCTTCGCCTCGCGCTTGGCGAACAGCCGGAGGTGGCGATGGTGGCGCTGACCCATGCGATGGTGACGCAGGTGTTCTATCGCGGCTACGGTCGATCCTGTCTCGATATTGCGGCCAAGAGCGAAGCCTTGGGCGGACATGCCGAGGGCATCGCTGACACCAACGCGGCGGAGGCGCTGGCGGAGCGGCACGACCGTTTCGGCGCGCAGCTTCCGACCGAGGCGGCGGACCTGTTCGGCCATATCGCCGGGCTGGACGCCGACGAGCGGACGGCCTTGCTCGCGCATTGCGTGTCGCTGACCGTCAATGCGGTGAAGGTGCCGTGGGAGCGTTCGACCGCCAATGTCGCCGCGGGCGACGTGCTGGCCGGCGCGCTCGACCTCGACATGACGGCGCACTGGACGCCGACCGCCCGCAGCTATTTCGGGCGGATCACCAAGGCGCAGATCGCGGAGGCGGTGAGCGAGGCGGTATCCCCGGAGGCGGCGGAACGCATCCTGCCGATGAAGAAGCCGGACATGGCCGAGGCGGCGGAGCAGTTGGTCGCAGCCACCGGATGGCTGCCCGAGGCGCTGCGGACGGTGCCGCCCGTCGCAGCCGCGCCTGAACAGGCGCCCGAGACCGAGGAACGGGAAGCGCCCGAAATGGCGGTCGCTGCCGAATAA
- a CDS encoding PLP-dependent cysteine synthase family protein: MNSGYRDKVDGAAEKGTCDIRASGAALNDNASSPIDRSWVARAMAILADERRRAADTPLIRLPVPEIAGVDFYLKDETAHPSGSLKHRLAHALFAHAICSGEIGPGTVIVEASSGSTAISEAWFAHRLGLPFVAVIPAATAPAKIIAIREAGGEVVCVAPGTDLCVFAADLADQRGGHFMNQFARAAEATDWRGSNNIAQSLFAQMQREEHPVPAWIVVGAGTGGTSATIGRYIRLRPELARARLCVVDPEGSAFFAAYSAGDRAAIGRTSPVVEGIGRACVEPGFNPKLIDAMLAVPDVASVAGAHWLRDRLGEAFGPSTGTNVVGALLLGQAMQRQGRTGSVVTLACDTGARYAETIYDAKWCAVRRFDLRPWADLPAKLAAFAFPALPG, encoded by the coding sequence GTGAATTCAGGTTATCGCGACAAGGTCGATGGCGCTGCGGAGAAAGGAACGTGCGACATCCGAGCAAGTGGCGCGGCACTCAACGACAATGCATCCAGCCCGATCGATCGTAGCTGGGTCGCCCGGGCGATGGCGATCCTCGCCGACGAGCGCCGGCGCGCCGCCGACACGCCGCTCATCCGGTTGCCGGTCCCCGAGATCGCGGGCGTCGACTTTTATTTGAAGGACGAGACCGCACACCCCTCGGGAAGCCTCAAGCACCGGCTCGCCCACGCGCTGTTCGCGCATGCGATCTGCAGCGGCGAGATCGGTCCCGGCACGGTGATTGTCGAAGCGTCGTCGGGTTCGACCGCGATTTCGGAGGCCTGGTTCGCGCACCGGCTCGGACTGCCGTTCGTCGCCGTGATACCGGCGGCCACCGCGCCGGCGAAGATCATTGCTATCCGCGAGGCGGGCGGCGAGGTGGTGTGCGTCGCACCCGGCACCGATCTCTGCGTGTTCGCTGCCGACCTCGCCGACCAGCGCGGCGGGCATTTCATGAATCAGTTCGCGCGCGCCGCCGAAGCGACCGACTGGCGCGGGTCGAACAATATCGCGCAGAGTCTGTTCGCGCAGATGCAGCGCGAAGAGCATCCCGTTCCGGCGTGGATCGTGGTCGGCGCCGGGACCGGCGGCACCAGTGCGACGATTGGTCGCTATATCCGCCTGCGTCCCGAGCTCGCGCGAGCCCGGCTGTGCGTGGTCGATCCGGAGGGGTCGGCGTTCTTCGCCGCCTATAGCGCCGGAGATCGGGCGGCGATCGGCCGAACCAGCCCGGTGGTCGAGGGAATCGGGCGCGCCTGCGTGGAGCCGGGGTTCAATCCCAAGCTGATCGACGCGATGCTGGCGGTGCCCGACGTGGCGTCGGTGGCGGGCGCGCATTGGTTGCGCGATCGGCTTGGCGAGGCGTTCGGTCCGTCGACCGGCACCAATGTCGTGGGGGCGCTGCTGCTCGGCCAGGCGATGCAGCGGCAGGGACGGACCGGGAGCGTCGTCACGCTCGCCTGCGACACCGGCGCGCGGTACGCCGAGACGATCTATGATGCCAAGTGGTGCGCGGTGCGGCGCTTCGACCTGCGTCCCTGGGCGGACCTGCCCGCGAAGCTCGCCGCGTTCGCATTTCCGGCCTTGCCGGGCTAA